ACCCTAAGCCCAGCATCGCTCTCATGTCGCAGCCCAATCCCGCCATCACCTTTCTTCAGGAAGCCGACGATCTGCTCGGGCTGATCGAGGAAGTCGCGCTGGAGGTGGACCCGCTGGCGCCGGACGCCGAGGATGTGAACCGTTTGTTTCGCGCCTTCCACACGATCAAGGGATCCGGTGCCATGTTCGGATTCGATGCGGTCGCGGCCTTTACACACCACGTTGAAACGGCTTTGGATCGGGTGCGCGAGGGACAGCTTGGTCTCTCGCAGGAGCTGATCGGTTTGGTTTTGGCCGCCAAGGATCATATCAAGTTTCTGCTGGATCCGGCACCAGCACCGTCGTCCGGCTCGGCCGATGAGAGCGGTAGGATTATCGCTTCGCTGAATGGGCTGTGGAATCCCGGTGGCGCCTCGGTTCTCCGGAACGATACTCTCCCAGCTCCGCCCTCGGCTACGATCCCGCCTCCCCCGACGGGCATTCGCCCCCGGGAGAGCTTTCAAATCCAATTTCGTCCGGACCCGGCGTTGTTGCTGAGCGGTACGAGTCCGGTTGCACTGCTCAAGGAGCTGCTAGCCTTGGGCGATGGTACCCTCGTGGCCAAGTTGGAGGAAGTTCCTGAGCTCGCCTTGCTTCAGCCGGATCAATGCCACTTTGCCTGGGATATCCATCTCAGCACTGACAAGGGCCTGAATGCCATTCAGGATGTCTTCATCTTCGTTCAGGACGGTAGCACGATCCTGATCGAACCGGTCCCTCCGTCGGCCAAGGGCGCGCTGATGGTTCAGATTCCGGAAACGAGTCCCCGCGCAGCTTCCCAGCCAAATCCGGCCGCGACTGCTCCAGCCTTAGGCCGAACGGAGGGTCGGTCGGCCTCCACCCCCAAGACCTCCGCCGTTCCGACCGGGGTGGGAGCTCGCAAAGCCCCCGGGAAGGACAACACAGTTCGCGTCCCATCTGAAAAGCTCGACCACCTGGTCAACCTGGTGGGCGAACTGGTCATGAACCAGTCTCGGCTTAGCCAGGCGGCATCACGATTCGACTCCCCGGACCTCGCCGTCCCGGTTGAGGAAATCGAGCGCCTGGTGTCCGAGTTACGGGACGATGTACTCGGTATCCGCATGATGCCGATCGGCTCCACCTTCAACCGCTTCAAGCGGCTGGTTCACGATCTCTCCGCCGAGCTCGGGAAAGAGATCGACCTCCTCACCGAAGGGGCTGAAACGGAACTCGACAAGACGGTGCTCGATCAGCTGGGTGATCCGTTGGTTCACCTCATTCGCAATAGCTTGGATCATGGGATCGAAGCGGCGGATGTTCGTCAAAAGAGGGGCAAGCCTCGCCGCGGAACCATTCGTCTGGCGGCCGCTCACACGGGGTCCAATGTGGTCGTCACTATTCAAGATGATGGCAAGGGCCTGGATACGGCTGCGATCCGAGCCAAGGCCGTCGAGAAACAGCTCATACCGGCGGATGCCAGTTTGAGCGATAAGGAGATTTTCAATCTGATCTTCCTTCCCGGCTTCTCCACCGCCCAACAGGTGACGAGCATCTCCGGCCGGGGTGTTGGCATGGACGTGGTGAAGCGGCAGATTGATGCGCTTCGCGGATCGGTATCCATTGCTAGCGAAGTGGGTGTAGGCACCACGATAGCTCTCACGCTGCCTCTGACGCTGGCGATCATCGATGGGTTGCTGGTCGAGTTGGGGGGGGATCAGTTCATTATTCCGATGTCGATCGTGACCGAGAATGTTGAACTGCTGCGCCACGAGCGGAGCCGGAATAACGGCCGCAACGTCGTCGCCATCCGAGGTGAGCTGGTGCCCTATCTGCGGCTGCGGGAGGTGTTCGACGTTCGTAGTGCCGAACTCGACTTGGAGAAGATTGTCATCGTCCGCCATGAGGACCAGCGCGTGGGACTAGTGGTGGACCGAGTCCTGGGTAGCCACCAGACCGTCATTCAATCCCTGGGCCGGTTCTATCGCAATGTCGGGATCGTCTCCGGTGCGACCATCATGGGCGATGGACGAGTGGCGCTGATCTTGGATCTAGTCGGGCTCATCCAGTCGGCCCGCACCCGCGGCGCCGGCCCCGCGCAACGCTCCTCTTCTGCTCCCCATCTCGGCACCTCACCTTTACCATGAATCCAACCACTTCCTCATCCGTGTCAACCTCCTCGATCTCCGCGACAGCTGAGTACATCACTTTCAAGCTGGGAGATGAACTTTTCGCCATCAATGTCGCCCAGGTGCGCGAGGTGCTGGAGCTTCCCCAGATCACGCGGGTGCCCACGGCGCCTGATTACATGCGTGGGGTCGTCAACGTTCGCGGCAAGGCCATCCCGGTCGTGGATTTGCGGCTGAAGTTCGGGCTGCCTCAGATCCCGGAGACGGTGAACAGCCGCATCGTGGTGATGGAACTGGATCTCGAGGGCGAGGTTACCGTCGTGGGAGGTATCGCGGACAGTGTTCACGAAGTCATTGAGCTGGAGCCGGCGCAGATCAGTCCGCCGCCGCGGATCGCAATGCGTTGGCGCTCCGAACTGATCCAGGGGATGGGCCGGCGCGGCGACCAGTTCATCATTCTGCTCGATATCAAAGCGGTGTTTTCCTCTAACGAACTTTTCTTGCTGCAAGATCCGTCGGATACGGCGGAAGTCAGCCACTAAACCCCACCTAATTTCCTATTCCCATGAAACTCACCATCGGCAAACGTATCGGTCTGGCCTGTGCCGGCCTTTTCCTTCTCACCGCCACCGTCGGGATCCTGAGCTTAATCGGCCTGTCCAGAACCAAGCAAGGGCTCGAAACCGTCTACAACGATCGGGTGGTGCCACTCAAACAGCTCAAAACCATCTCGGACAACTATGCCGTCTACGTCATCGATGCCCTGAACAAGGGCAATGCCGGTACGCTGACCGCTGAGCAAATGCTTACCTCGATCAATGAGGCGGTTGGAAAATCCAACGTCGACTGGAAGGCTTACATTGCCACCAAGCTGACCGACGAGGAATCCCGGATGGTTGAGGACACGAAGAAGCTGCTCGCTCAGACCGAACCCCGGCTGGCGGAAGTGGTGACTTTCTTAAGTCAAAAGCGAGGGAAGCTGGCCGGCGAACTCAATGCCTTTGACGGGCCGCTGTACGATGTGATCGATCCCCTGACCTCGAAGATTGGTGAGCTGGTGGACTTGCAGCTGCGGGTTGCCCAGGAGGAGTATCAGGCGGCGAATGCTCGATACGACCGTGCTCATCTAACCGTGGTGGTCATTCTGGTCGGCGGCATCCTCCTGGGGGGCTTTGCCTGCGTGCTCATCACGCGCTCCATCACCGTTCCCATGCGCTCCGCCGTTGATCTTGCCAATGACATCGCGGCCGGCGATTTCAGCAATCAGCTCAATTTCAAGCGCAATGACGAGGTGGGTGAGCTGTGCGATGCCTTCAATCGCATGACGAGCAATCTGCGTGCGAGCGCTGCCGCTGCGGAGACCATCAGCCAGGGAGATCTCACCGTCCAGGTTCATCCGCTCTCCGATCGTGATGCGCTCGGCAACGCCCTCGCGAAGATGCTCGAGAATTTGCGCAGTGTGGTGGGTGAAGTCAGCCAGGCCGTGAGCAACGTGGCCTCGGGGAGCGAGCAACTCAGCGCGACCGCCCAACAGTTGTCGCAAGGAGCCAGCGAGCAAGCGGCCTCCGCTGAGGAAACCACCTCCTCCATGG
The DNA window shown above is from Verrucomicrobiales bacterium and carries:
- a CDS encoding chemotaxis protein CheA, with product MSQPNPAITFLQEADDLLGLIEEVALEVDPLAPDAEDVNRLFRAFHTIKGSGAMFGFDAVAAFTHHVETALDRVREGQLGLSQELIGLVLAAKDHIKFLLDPAPAPSSGSADESGRIIASLNGLWNPGGASVLRNDTLPAPPSATIPPPPTGIRPRESFQIQFRPDPALLLSGTSPVALLKELLALGDGTLVAKLEEVPELALLQPDQCHFAWDIHLSTDKGLNAIQDVFIFVQDGSTILIEPVPPSAKGALMVQIPETSPRAASQPNPAATAPALGRTEGRSASTPKTSAVPTGVGARKAPGKDNTVRVPSEKLDHLVNLVGELVMNQSRLSQAASRFDSPDLAVPVEEIERLVSELRDDVLGIRMMPIGSTFNRFKRLVHDLSAELGKEIDLLTEGAETELDKTVLDQLGDPLVHLIRNSLDHGIEAADVRQKRGKPRRGTIRLAAAHTGSNVVVTIQDDGKGLDTAAIRAKAVEKQLIPADASLSDKEIFNLIFLPGFSTAQQVTSISGRGVGMDVVKRQIDALRGSVSIASEVGVGTTIALTLPLTLAIIDGLLVELGGDQFIIPMSIVTENVELLRHERSRNNGRNVVAIRGELVPYLRLREVFDVRSAELDLEKIVIVRHEDQRVGLVVDRVLGSHQTVIQSLGRFYRNVGIVSGATIMGDGRVALILDLVGLIQSARTRGAGPAQRSSSAPHLGTSPLP
- a CDS encoding chemotaxis protein CheW, whose translation is MNPTTSSSVSTSSISATAEYITFKLGDELFAINVAQVREVLELPQITRVPTAPDYMRGVVNVRGKAIPVVDLRLKFGLPQIPETVNSRIVVMELDLEGEVTVVGGIADSVHEVIELEPAQISPPPRIAMRWRSELIQGMGRRGDQFIILLDIKAVFSSNELFLLQDPSDTAEVSH
- a CDS encoding MCP four helix bundle domain-containing protein — protein: MKLTIGKRIGLACAGLFLLTATVGILSLIGLSRTKQGLETVYNDRVVPLKQLKTISDNYAVYVIDALNKGNAGTLTAEQMLTSINEAVGKSNVDWKAYIATKLTDEESRMVEDTKKLLAQTEPRLAEVVTFLSQKRGKLAGELNAFDGPLYDVIDPLTSKIGELVDLQLRVAQEEYQAANARYDRAHLTVVVILVGGILLGGFACVLITRSITVPMRSAVDLANDIAAGDFSNQLNFKRNDEVGELCDAFNRMTSNLRASAAAAETISQGDLTVQVHPLSDRDALGNALAKMLENLRSVVGEVSQAVSNVASGSEQLSATAQQLSQGASEQAASAEETTSSMEQMTSSIQQNADNARQTDKLASKAAEDTRCSGDAVVQTVTAMKDIAEKITIIEEIARKTDLLALNAAVEAARAGEHGKGFAVVASEVRKLAERSQTAAAEISKLTVEGVKVAEGAGQLLTKLVPDIRKTAELIQEINAASAEQGTGAGQVNKAIQQLDQVIQQNAAASEELASTAEELSSQAEQLQASIGFFKVNTHNRTAASGLGSARAAAAAKPKSARSESASSPARAAKTTGKSIDLSDPNAESDQHDKEFTSY